Below is a genomic region from Xylophilus sp. GW821-FHT01B05.
AACGCAAACCAGCTGGCTAACGGCCCAGCCGCATGGGATGCGGCGCCTCTTCTATGATTCGCAGCCTTGCCCCACTTCCCGGAGCGCCCCATGAGCCGTAGCCGTCGCAGCTTTCTCCAATCCGCGGGTGCCGTGCCGGTGGCCGCAGCCACGGGCTTCGCGGCCACGCCCGCGCTGGCCGCAGGCGCCGAGATGCGCAGAAGCCACTTCATGCCCCTGGTCGGTGAGCACTTTGGCTTTGCGCGCGACGGCCTGCCGGCGGCAGGCGCAACCCTGGTCTCAGCCACCCCGCTGCCGGGCGCGGCGGACACGGACCGCTGCTTTCAACTGCTGTTTGCCGTGGGCGCAGGCCAGCAGGTGGTGCAGGACTCCTGGCTGCTCAGCCACCCCCGCCTGGGCAGCCACACGGTGTTCGTGAGCCCCAACGATGCCGAGGGCCGCAGCGTGGAGGCCGTGTTCAACCGCCTGTAGACGGCGCCCGGCGCATGCGGATGTAGGGCCCCTCTACGCCGTCGTCAAGAAAGCCATGGCGGCCATAGAGCCGGCGGGCCGGATTGTGGGACTCCACGTACAGCAGCACGTCACGCCCCTCATGCTCGGCCCGCGCCAGCACCCATTGCAGCAGCGCCGTGCCCAGCCCCTGGCCGCGCACGGCCGGCAGCAGGGCAATATCCATGAGCCGCAGCGGCCCCGGGGCCGGGTCCACGTAGATGCGGCCGAGCGGCGCCGCGTCGCGCTCCACCACCAGGAAGACGGCCTCGGGATAGTGCTCGCGGTAGAAGCGGTCCTGCAGGCCGAACTGGGAGTCGGCGAACGCCTGCCGCTGCGGCTCGGGCCAGCCGGTCAACTCCAGTTCGGGGTCGCGCACGCTGCGGTAGAGCGCACGCAGAAAGGCTTCGTCGCGCGCCTCGGCCAGGCGCAGCCCCATGCCCGGCACGGGCCACGCCGGGGCTTCAGGCCACATGGGAGAAGCAGGCTTCGTACTGGGTCGCCTCGGCGCTCTGGCCGATGGCCGTGACGAAGATGGCGAAGTCGCCCAGCTCGGGATGGCGCACCTGGTAGGTCTGCTGCGGCAGCACCGGCGACCGCGCACCCTGGAAGGTGATGGTGAACTGGTGCCCGCCAGCCATGGGCGGCCGCTCAGCCACCGCGATGACATCCAGCGGCATGGCCGCGGCCTCCGTGTCGCCCACGAAAAAAGTCACGCGCGACTGCGCGAAGCGCTGCGCGTCGCTCCAGGAAAGCTGGCGAAGGTAGAGATCGGGGTTCAACACGGCAAGTGCTCCTGTGGGGCCGCCGGCATTATGGGCGCGCCATGCGCGAAGCGGCGGGCATCCGGATAATCCGGCGCATGGCTTCCCCCATCCCCGACGCTGCGCCGGCTGGCGCGCTGGTCCTGGCTGCCGGCCGCGGCGAACGCATGCGGCCGCTGACCGACAGCACTCCCAAACCCTTGCTGCAGGTGCGCGGCAAGCCGCTGATGCAGTGGCCGATGGAGGCGCTGGCCGCTAGCGGCACCCGGCACATCGCGGTCAACACCGGCTGGTTGGGCGAGCAGATTGAGGGCCATTTTGGCCCTCAACCCAAGCTGGACGAGGGCTTGCCGCTATCAATTTCATATTCGCGCGAGCAGCAGGACTTTGGCTACGCGCTGGAGACCCTGGGCGGCATCGTGCGCGCGCTGCCGCTGCTGGGCGACGTGTTCTGGGTGGCTGCGGGCGATGTGTATGCGCCCGACTTCGCCTTTGCGCCGGCCGAGCGCGAGCGCTTTGCCGCCAGCGGCAAGCTGGCCCACCTGTGGCTGGTGCCCAACCCGGCGCACCACCCGCGCGGCGACTTCGGCCTGGGCGATGGCGGCCTGGCGCTGAACCAGACCGCCGACCCGGCCGCGCCGCGCTACACCTTCTCGACCATCGCGCTGTACCGGCGCGCGCTGTTCGAGCCGCCCTGGTGCGACATCCCGTCCGGCAACCCGCAGGGCATTGCCCAGCCGCTGGCGCCGCTGCTGCGCGCAGCCATGGACAATGGCCAGGTCAGTGCTGCGCTCTACACCGGTCGCTGGACCGATGTGGGCACACCCGAACGGCTCGCCTCGCTCAACCACACGCCATGACCGACACCTCCCTCTACGCCGCGCGCCGCGCGCGCCTGGCCGCCGCGCTGGGCACCGACGGCATCGCCCTCATCCCCACCGCCCCCGAGCGCGCCCGCAACCGCGACAGCGACTTTCCCTACCGGCACGACAGCTACTTCTACTACCTCACCGGTTTCACCGAGCCCAATGCCTGGCTGGTGCTGACCGGCGACGGCCGCAGCACGCTGTTCTGCGCGCCCAAGGACCTGGAGCGCGAGATCTGGGACGGCTACCGCCTGGGCCCCGACGCTGCCCCTGAGGCGCTGGGCGTGGACGAGGCCGTGTCGGTGGCCGAGCTGGACAACCGCCTGCCGCGCCTGCTGGAAAACCGCAGTGCGGTCTGGTACCCGTTTGCCACCCACACCGGGCTGGAGACGCGTGTCGACGGCTGGCTGGCCAAGGTGCGCGCGCGCGTGCGCTTTGGCGCGCTGTGCCCCGAGCAGCAGCGTGACCTGTGCGGCCCGCTGGACGAAATGCGGCTGGTGAAAGACGCGCACGAACTGGCCCTGCTGCGCCGCGCCGGCCAGATCAGCGCCCAGGCCCATGTGCGCGCCATGCAGACCAGCGCACGCATGCTGCGCGCCGGCGAAGACGTGCGCGAGTACCACCTGGAGGCCGAGCTGCTGCACGAGTTCCGCCGCCACGGCGCGCAGTTCCCGGCCTACACCTCCATCGTCGCTGCGGGCGCCAATGCCTGCGTGCTGCACTACCGTGCCGACGTGACGCCGGTGCGCGCTGGCGAGCTGGTGCTGATCGACGCCGGCTGCGAATACGACAGCTACGCCGGCGACATCACCCGCACCTTCCCGGCCGATGGCAAGTTCACCGGCCCGCAGCGCGCGCTCTACGACCTGGTGCTGGCCAGCCAGACCGCCGCCGTGGCGGTGACCAAGGCCGGCAGCCGCTTCAACGACCCGCACGAGGCCACGGTGCGCGTGCTGGCGCAGGGCCTGCTGGACCTGGGCCTGCTGGATGCGACCAAGGTCGGCAACGTGCAGGACGTGATCGAGCAACGCGCCTACTTCCCCTTCTACATGCACCGCACCGGCCACTGGCTGGGCATGGACGTGCACGATTGCGGCAGCTACGTGGAGCCGACAGAGGCCGGCCAGATCAGCGAGCGCCGCGACGCGCTGTCGGGCGAGATCGTCAAGGACCGCCCCAGCCGCATCCTGCGCCCGGGCATGGTCACCACCATCGAGCCCGGCCTGTACGTGCGCCCGGCCGAGGGCGTGCCCGAACAGTTCTGGAACATCGGCATCCGCATCGAGGACGACGCCATCGTCACCGAAAGCGGCTGCGAGCTGGTGACGCGCGGCGTGCCGGTGGAGGGGAATGAGATCGAGGCGCTGATGCGCGCTTAGCGTCGCTGTCGCTAAGCCAGCGGCATGGCCGCAGCCTCTTCCTGCAGCCAGGCGCAAAAATGCCGCACCGCCTCATCCCCCGGAGCCTGCAGCTTGGCCACATAGTGGTAGCCGCTGGCGCAAAACCCGAAGGGTGCGACCAGCCGGCCTGAGCGCAGGTCGTCCATCACCAGATGCCAGGGCGCGATGCAGATGCCCAGGCCGCCCACCGCAGCCTCCAGCGTGAAGTAGTAGTGCGCAAATTCAGGCCCCGGCAGCACGCGCGGCGTGTGGCCAGAGGCCGCGCTCCACATCGCCCAGGCATTGCTGCGCGTACGGGTGCGCAGCAGCGCCAGGCCATCCAGGTCGTCAGGTGAGCCCAACGCCAGTTGGGCCGCCAGGCCGGGCGCCAGCACCGGCCCCAGCATTTCCGCAAACAGCGGCAGACCATCGCCACTCGACGGCGCGGCCGTTTCCACCGTGATCGCCACATCACAGCGCGACGCGGGCGCTTCCGCTCCCTGGTCGGTGGACTGCAGGCGCACGTTGATCTGCGGGTGGCGGGCATGGAAGGCATAGAGGCGCGGGATCAGCCAGCGCATGGTGAAGGTGCTGAGGCAAGACACATCCAGCGTGGCGCCCTGCTGCCGCAGCACGGCATCCACCGCCCGTTCGATCTGGCCAAACGCCGCCGATAGCGCGGGCTGCAGCAGCCGCCCCGCAGGCGTGAGCTGCGGTCGCTGCTTGGGCCCGTCGAACAGCGTGACGCCCAGCGCCTCTTCCAGCTGCCGCACCTGCCGGCTGACGGCGCCGGGCGTGACATGCAGCTCTTGCGCGGCGGCCGTCATGCGCCCGAGGCGGCCCGCCGCCTCAAAGGCGCGCAAGGCATTCATGTGGCGAAGATGCTGCTTCATGAAGTGAGTTTATGGCACATAGCGGCGGCCGATACATCGTTTGCTGGACAGGCACTGGCTACTTATAAACAAAGGCTGCAGCAACAGCTGCGACCGCCTTGTTTATTGAGAAAATTGCCATGCCCTTCATCAAGACCGCCCTCCCCCAAGACACCTCCGCCGAGCAGCGGCAGGCCATCGTCGATGGCATCCACCAGGCGCTGGTGGACAGCATCGGCATGCCGCAGGACGAGCTGTTCAACCTGGTCACGCCTTATGCGCCAGAGCAGTTCTTCTACAACCGCAGCTTCAACGGCGTAGCCCGCTCGGAGCGCCTGGTGGTGGTGGAAATCACCATGCGTCGCGGCCGCAGCGACGCCATGAAGAAGGCGCTCTATGCCCAGATCGCGCGCAACCTGGAGGAACAGGCCCAGCTCAGGCCGGCCGATGTTTTTATCTTCACCCACGAGAACGACTACTCCGACTGGTCGGTCGGCCATGGCCTGTTCGCCATGGGGCTGGTGCAGCAGCGCGGTACGGATCTCTAGTGTCGCGTCAAGCGTGAGGTGACGGATGGGTGCGAAGGCATCGGCGTGCAGCGCAAGGCGTAGGCCGCCGCCCAGGCTTTACGCCTGGGCAAGGGCTGCAACGCAGCGATGCGCGGCGAGGGCAAGCGCACACCGGCAGATCATGCTTGACGCGACACTAGTGTCCCTTGGGCTTCCAGGCGGGTCTTCTTGCGAGGCCAGTGTTGGCAAACACGCCGCGCCTTAATCACAGCAGCAGCGCTTGAAAAAGCACGGCTGCCCACCCAGCTTCCGGGTACCCCACTACCCGCAACGCTGGCCATGGCCCCTGTGCTTCTTATCTGTCTGGCCGTGCTGGCACTGGCGGCCCTGCTGCGCCAGCCGATCGCCACCGCGCTGCGCCGTGGCCGCCTGCGCCGGCGGCCGTTCCCGGCGGAGTGGCGGCAGATCCTGCGGCGGCGCGTGCCTTACTTCCAGCAATTGCCGGCGGACCTGCAACTGCAGCTGAAGCGCCACATCCTGGTGTTCCTGGCCGAGAAGCCCTTCATCGGCTGCGGCGGGCTGGTGGTGACCGACGAGATGCGCGTGACCATCGCCGCGCAGGCCTGCCTGCTGATCCTGAACCGGCGCAACCACTACTTTCCCTCGCTGCGGCAGATCCTGCTGTACCCCGGCGCCTTCGTGGTGGAGCGCGTGCAGGCCGATGGCAACGGCCTGCAGCAGGAGCAGCGCCGGGCGCTGTCGGGTGAATCCTGGGTACAGGGCCAGGTGATCCTGTCCTGGGACGATGTGCTGCGGGGCGCGGCCGATGCGCACGACGGCCACAACGTGGTGCTGCATGAGTTTGCCCACCAGCTCGACCAGGAAAAGGGCGTGGCCAATGGTGCGCCGCCGGTGGCCGGACGGGCGCGGCGCGCACGCTGGGCGCAGGTGCTGTCGGCCGACTTCGCGCGGCTGCAGGCGGCCGTGGCGCGCGCGGAGCCGACCCTGCTCGACGCCTATGGCGCCACCGACCCGGCCGAGTTCTTTGCCGTGGCCTCGGAGACCTTCTTCGAGCGCCCGGCCGAGCTGGCGCGCTGGCACCCGGCCCTGTTCCGCGAGCTGGGCCTGTTCTACCGGGTGAACCCGCTGAGCTGGTAGGCCATGACCTCCGAGGTCATCGACCCGCGGCGGGGCGACCTCCAGAATCGATTCCGTCGAACCCATCGACGCCTTCGATCCACCCCTTGGAGATTGCCATGAACACCGTTGCCGACACCCTCATCACCACGGCCCCCGCCGACGTTGCCGCGCGCTACCTGGCCGCCTGGAACGAGCCCGATGCCGCCCGCCGCAGCCGCCTGGTGGCCGACAGCTTCGCGCCCGACACCTACTACCTCGACCCGATGATGGACGGCCACGGCCACGACGGTGTGGCCGGCCTGATCGCCGCCGTGCAGCAGCGTTTTGCCGGCCACCGCTTCACGCTGGAGGGCACGCCCGAAGGCCACCACGACGTGGTGCGCTTCTCGTGGTCGCTGGCGGCCGATGGCGCAGCGCCGGTGGCACGCGGCACCGACGTGGCCGAGCTCGACAGCGATGGCCGGCTGCGCCGCGTCACTGGTTTCCTCGACTACATCGCGGGCGCCTAATCGCGCATCATGCGGCCATGCACGCCCCCACCGCACACGCTCCCGCCCGCCGCCTGGGCATAGGCGAACACCTGCGCCACTGGCGCGAGCACCGGCGGCTGAGCCAGCTCGCGCTGGCGCAGGAGGCGGCCGTGTCCACCCGGCACCTGAGCTATGTGGAAACCGGCCGCGCCGAGCCCAGCCGCGAGATGGTGCTGCGCCTGGCCGAGCGGCTGGACATTCCCCTGCGTGAACGCAACGTGCTGCTGATGGCCGCCGGCTTTGCCCCGCTCTACCGCGAGCGCCCGCTGGACGACCCGGCCCTGGCCGCCGCGCGCGAGGCGGTAGAGCTGGTGCTGCGCGGCCACGAGCCCTATCCCGCGCTGGCGGTAGACCGGCACTGGCAGATGCTGGCCGCCAACCGCGTACTGCCACGGCTGCTGGAGGGTGCGGATGCCGCGCTGCTGCAAGCGCCCATCAACGTGCTGCGCCTGTCGCTGCACCCGCAGGGCCTGGCGCCGCGCATCGTCAACCTGGCGCAGTGGCGCGGGCATTTGTTCGAGCGCCTGCGCCAGCAGATCGCCGCCACCGGCGACCCGGTGCTGGCCGCCTTGTTGGATGAGTTGCGCGCCTATCCTTGTGACGACCCCAGCGCCGCCCACGCCGCAGGCGAGCACCCGGGCGTGGTGGTGCCGCTGATCCTGCGCAGCGCGGCGGGGCCGCTGGCCTTCATCAGCACCACCACGGTGTTTGGCTCGCCGGTGGATGTGACGCTGCAGGAGCTGGCGGTGGAGTCGTTTTTTCCGTCGGATGCGCAGACGGCTGCGGTGTTGCGGGGGTGGGCCGAGGGCTAGACGCCCAACATGGCCATGGCCCAAGGCGGCAGCGGCGCGTCGATCACCGTGACCCCGCCAGCGGTACGTACCGCCACCAGGCGCGGACCGCCGTCAGCCACGTCGCGCGCATCGTAGAGATAGGCGGCATCGGCCAGCAGCACGGCCTGCGCCAGATGGGCCATGGTGCGGGCATAGCGCGCCAGGATGCGCTCGGCCGGCACACCATGGCCGCCTTCGCGCACGCGCTGGGCCACGCGGGTCAGCAGGCGCTGCGGATCGTCCAGTGCCACCACATGCAGCGCCACCGTGAAGCCGTGGGCCCGCGCCTCGCGCAGCAGCTGCAGCTTGGATGGGTGCGAAAACACCGTCTCGCTGACGAACGCGGTACCCGCGGCCAACAGTTGCGCACGACGCGCGTCGGCCCAGGCACGGGCCGCTTCAGAGCGCTGCTGCGGGTCGGCCATGTGCTGCAGCTGGTCACGCTCGTGCAGGTCGGCATTCACAAATTCCAGTGCCTTGCCCACGATGCCGTCACGCACCAGCGCACGATAGAGCGTGGATTTGCCGGCGCCGTTGGGGCCGGCCAGCAGGTGGAACCAGACGGGTGCGGGCGTCGGCATGCGTCGGTCAGACTGCGCGTGCCAGGTTCTCTTGCACCACCTCGCGCACGCGCTGGGCCAGCGTGCCGCGCGACTGCGCCGCCACCAGGCGCGCGGTGAGTTCGTCCACCGATTGCGGTGCCTGGGCCTGGGCAGACGCGGCGCGCTCGTACTGCTCGATGGCGGTGCGGGCCTCTTGCACGCTCAGGCCGGTGTGCTCGACCACCTGCCCCAGCGTGGCCCAATACTCGATCTGGCTGGCGACCGAGCGGCGCATGGGCTGGGCGGCCTCGCGCGCCTTGTCGACCAAGGCGCCGGGGAGTTTGACGGAAGCAAAAGCGGTGGATGCCATGGTGATCTCCTGATTGGCGCATTTTGCGCCAATCGGGTGGCAACTTCAAGGCAGCTTGGTTTCGCCCTCGTCCACCAGCCCGCTGCGCTGCTGCCGGCCCCAATGGCCGCGCCCGGTCAGGAACACCACCCAGCCCAGCGCGGCGCCGGTGTGGCGCAGCAACTGAAAGGTAAAGGGCTCGGCTAGCGCGGCCAGCAGGCCCTGGCCGATGCGAATGCGGGCGTTGCCACCGGCCCAGCGCCGGTACAGGTGGATGGACCAGAGGTGAAACGCCAAGTCGATCGCCAGCTTGATGCCGATGACGCTGGCCGCCGCCCCCAGCACGCCCAGGCGGCCAGAGGCCAGGTAGTAGGCCAGCAGCAGAAAGGCGGTGAGCCCGTACAGCGGCTGCAGCGTGTCCACCGCCTTGACCGGCAGCATCAGCAGGCCAAGCCAGCCGTAGCGCCGGTCGCCCACCATCTCGCGGTAGCGGTACTGCGTCTGCAGGAAACCGCCGAACCAGCGCCGGCGCTGGCGCAGGAAGGCGCCCAGGGTGCCGGGCGCCTCGGTGCGGGCGCGGGCGTCGCCCAGCACGCGCACGCGCCAGTCCAGCCCGTGGCGCACGGCGTGGCGGCGCAGGCGGTGGGTCAGCTCGTAGTCCTCTACCAGGCTGGCCGGGTCGAAGCCGCCCACGGCCAGCAGGGCGTCGCGCCGGTAGGCGGCAAAGGCGCCGGACACCAGCAGCAGGCTGTCGACCTGCATCCAGGCATAGCGCGAGAGGAAGTTGCGGATGTACTCGTAGGTCTGGAACCACTGGAAGATGCGCCCCGACAGCGAAGGCCCGCACACCGGCGTGACGACGCCCGTGGCCACCACCAGCGCGGGCTCGGCCGAGAAGGCGCGCCGCACGGCGGCAATGGCGCCGGGGTCGAGCAGGGTGTCGCCATCCACGGTCAGCACGGTGTCGGTGCCCACCAGCGGCAGCGCGGCGTTCAGCGCCACCGCCTTGCCGCCGTGCGGCAGGCGCAGCCAGCGCAGCGTGGGGTAGGCGCTGCCGGCGGCGCTGCACTGGCCCAGTGCCGGCTCGGGCACGCCGTAGCGCTGCGTCAGCAGGGCGCCGGTGGTGTCGCTGGAGCCGTCGTCCACCACCACGATCTGCTCGGGCGGGTCGGTCTGCGCCAGCAGCGCGGCCAGGGTCACGGGCAGCACGGCTGCCTCGTTGTGCGCGGCCACCAGCACGCCCAAGCTCAGGCGCGGCAGTGCCGCTTGCGGCGCGACCGGCGTGGCCGCCGCGGCGCGGTGCAGCGCCCAGGTCTGCCAGCCCACAAAGACCAGCAGCAGCGTGTCATACGTCACATAGGCCACGCCGACCGACCAGGCCAGCACGCCGCCACGGGCAAAGGCCATGGCGAACAGCAGCGCCCATACGCCCAGCACCGCCGCGTGGATAAGCAGGCTGCGCCAGGGCGTCTGCCCCGGCCTGAGTTGCGGGGACGCAAGCGCCAGCGCCTGGCGGAGGGGATCGGTGGACATGCAGAGCGGGGGGCAGGAGGCAGGAATGGGCGGGCAGACCGGTGGATGGAGCGCGGCGGAGCGCGAACGTTCCCTTGCCGCCAGCAGAGAGGGTACGCGCCGCGGGGCCATCCGGATGCCGCCCCGGATACGGGTTTGGATTGCGGGTTTTAATGGAGGGCCCATCGGTTTCCATTCCCCGACGCCCCGCATGACGCTCTCCCCGCGCTACACCCGCACCGCCATCGTGCTGCACTGGCTGATCGCGCTGCTGATCGCCCTCAACGTTGGCCTGATCCTGACGGTCGATTTCTTCCCCGACGCGCTGGTGCGCCCGGTGATCGACGGCCACAAATCCATAGGCGTCACGGTGCTGGGCCTGGTGCTGCTGCGCCTGCTGTGGCGCCTGACCCATCCGGCGCCGCCGCTGCCGGCCGACTACCCGCGCTGGGAGCGCGCCTCGGCCCACGCCGTGCACATCCTGCTGTACGGGCTGATGCTGTGGATGCCGCTGTCGGGCTGGTTCCATGACTCGGCCTGGAAGGACGCCGCCACCCATCCCATGTACTGGTTCGGCACCTTCGAGTGGCCGCGCGTGGGCTTCATCGCCAGCGTGCCGGCCGACACCAAGGAAATGCTGCACACCCTGCTTGGCCAATTGCACAGCGGCGGCGCCTATGTGCTGTATGCGGTGTTCGCGCTGCACGTGGCCGGCGCGCTCAAGCACCAGTTCTTCGACAAGGAGGCGGTGTTGCGCCGCATGTGGGGCTAGCTTGGAACACCCCCAGGCTACGCGCTTCGCGTCTTCGCCTTCCCCCTTGCAGGGGGCACATCCTGCGGCCTGGCAAAGCCAGTTCCGCGGATGTTTGGGCATGGCCTGCTCCGCGGCCTTTGGTGCCACCACGCCGCTCGATTTCACGATTCCCTTGCCATCGACCTTCTACCTGCCATGACGACGACCCTGCCTACCTACGACGACGTTGCTGCCGCTGCCACGCGCATTGCCGGCCATGCCCATCGCACGCCTGTGCTGCGCTCGCGCACCGCAGACGCCGCGCTGGGCGCCCAGGTGTTCTTCAAGTGCGAGAACCTACAGCGCATGGGCGCGTTCAAGTTCCGTGGCGCGTTCAATGCGCTGTCCAGGCTGGACGCGGCCCAGCGCCGTGCGGGCGTGCTGGCGTTTTCCTCGGGCAACCATGCGCAGGCCATCGCCCTGTCGGCGCGCGAGCTGGGCATTCCCGCCACCATCCTGATGCCTGAGGACGCCCCCGCCGCCAAGCTGGCCGCCACGCGCGGCTATGGCGGCGAAGTCATCACCTTCAACCGCTACACCGAAGACCGCGAGGCCCTGAGCCGCCGCCTGGCCGAAGAGCGCGGCCTGGCCCTGATCCCGCCCTATGACCACCCCGACGTGCTCGCCGGCCAGGGCACCGCCGTCAAGGAACTGCTCGAAGAAACCGGCCCGCTCGACGCCCTGTTCGTCCCCCTGGGCGGCGGCGGCCTGCTGTCGGGCTCGGCGCTGTCGGCGCGCGCGCTGGCGCCGCAATGCAAGGTCTACGGCGTAGAGCCCGAAGCCGGCAACGACGGCCAGCAGTCCTTTCGCAGCGGCAGCATCGTCCACATCGCCACGCCCAAGACCATCGCCGACGGCGCGCAAACCCAGCACCTGGGCCACATCACCTTCCCGCTGATCCAGCAGAACGTGGACGACATCCTGACCGCCACCGACGCCGAGCTGGTGGCCGCCATGCGCTTCGTCTTCACCCGCATGAAGCTGGTGGTCGAGCCCACCGGCTGCCTGGGCTTTGCGGCCGCGCTCGCCCGCAAGGAGCAGTTGAAGGGCCAGCGCGTGGGCGTCCTGGTGAGCGGCGGCAATGTGGATATGGAGCGCTTCTGCTCGCTGATGGCGGGTTAGGTTTATGTTTGCCTAAATGGTGGCCATGCCGTTCAGCCCAGGAGCCGCCTGGGCTTGAAGCAAGCCACCTGCATTAGGCGGCATGGAGCCAGCAAGACTTCTTTATGCGACTCGCCATAACCCTTCTAGTTGTCGGAGCAGCGCTGCTTGCCTGGTCCTTGGCGCTCCCGCCGTTTGAAGACCAGCAGGGGTTTGAAGCGCGTGCCATCAGCATGCAGGAAGGCCAAGGCGATGAATATCAGCGGCTCCGGGAGAAAGCGCTGACGCCGAAGTACGCCCTGCAAGACTATGGCCTCACTGCCATCACTCTGGCGGTTGGCGCATTCGCAGGCGCACGCCGTAGCCTGAAGAGGCTGTGCGCTCCAAGGACTCGCTCCACATTTGTTGCGCTGAGTCTCCTGGCGCCATTTCTGACCACGGTCGCCGGTGTCTTCGATCTTCGGCAGGCCTATTCGAGGTACGAGTATCCGCACTGGGCTGATTCGATGGGCATTGCTCTTGCGGGCGCCCTGATCTTGCTGATCGTCTCTCTTTTGTGGGCCGTCGCGCACTTGGCGTTCTTGCGGTCTCAGCCCTCAACTGCGATCCCGCTGGCGCTGGCGTTTTCGCGCAGTGCAAACCCGTGGCTGCTAGTAGTGTCGACACTGACGTTCGCGCTGACGGCTCTGTCTCTATTCCTTGGGCAGTATTGGTATGCCGCCCCTGGAATGTTGTGGCTCTATTTCTATCTTTCCCTCGCAGCCCGGCGACGGGCACTGCGCCAACCTTAGCGACAAGGATCGTCGATGACCTCTTTCGCCCTCATCATCAAACACCGCACCCGCGCCGGCATGCGGCCCGAGGTTCGCGCGATCTGGGAGAAGCACATGGCGCCCGCCGTCTCGGCCAACCCCGGGCATCTGTCCTATCTTTATTGCTTCGACAACGCCGACCCGGACTGCATCTGCGCCTTCCAGCACTACGCCAGCGCCGAGGCGGCAGAGCAGTTTTTAAAGACCGCCAGCTACACGGCCTACCTGAAGGAGGTCGAGCCCCTGCTGTTCGAGCCGCCGCAGGTCACGGCGCTGACGCCGGTGTGGGCCAAGGGCAGTTGAGGCCAGCGTACGCATGTACTCCTCCACCTTCATCTTTGCCAAGAAGCGGTTTGGATGGCTACCGGGTGGTGATATCCGAGGTGATCAAGACCTATGGGGACCGGCCGTTGGACGGCTTGCCAGGCTTGGCCGTACCGGGCTGAACCTGCACGCATGAAGTTTCGGCATCGCCTGCATGGCGCCCTCAAGAGGATCTCACCGG
It encodes:
- a CDS encoding nuclear transport factor 2 family protein, whose protein sequence is MNTVADTLITTAPADVAARYLAAWNEPDAARRSRLVADSFAPDTYYLDPMMDGHGHDGVAGLIAAVQQRFAGHRFTLEGTPEGHHDVVRFSWSLAADGAAPVARGTDVAELDSDGRLRRVTGFLDYIAGA
- a CDS encoding nucleotidyltransferase family protein, which codes for MASPIPDAAPAGALVLAAGRGERMRPLTDSTPKPLLQVRGKPLMQWPMEALAASGTRHIAVNTGWLGEQIEGHFGPQPKLDEGLPLSISYSREQQDFGYALETLGGIVRALPLLGDVFWVAAGDVYAPDFAFAPAERERFAASGKLAHLWLVPNPAHHPRGDFGLGDGGLALNQTADPAAPRYTFSTIALYRRALFEPPWCDIPSGNPQGIAQPLAPLLRAAMDNGQVSAALYTGRWTDVGTPERLASLNHTP
- a CDS encoding aminopeptidase P N-terminal domain-containing protein, whose amino-acid sequence is MTDTSLYAARRARLAAALGTDGIALIPTAPERARNRDSDFPYRHDSYFYYLTGFTEPNAWLVLTGDGRSTLFCAPKDLEREIWDGYRLGPDAAPEALGVDEAVSVAELDNRLPRLLENRSAVWYPFATHTGLETRVDGWLAKVRARVRFGALCPEQQRDLCGPLDEMRLVKDAHELALLRRAGQISAQAHVRAMQTSARMLRAGEDVREYHLEAELLHEFRRHGAQFPAYTSIVAAGANACVLHYRADVTPVRAGELVLIDAGCEYDSYAGDITRTFPADGKFTGPQRALYDLVLASQTAAVAVTKAGSRFNDPHEATVRVLAQGLLDLGLLDATKVGNVQDVIEQRAYFPFYMHRTGHWLGMDVHDCGSYVEPTEAGQISERRDALSGEIVKDRPSRILRPGMVTTIEPGLYVRPAEGVPEQFWNIGIRIEDDAIVTESGCELVTRGVPVEGNEIEALMRA
- a CDS encoding tautomerase family protein — its product is MPFIKTALPQDTSAEQRQAIVDGIHQALVDSIGMPQDELFNLVTPYAPEQFFYNRSFNGVARSERLVVVEITMRRGRSDAMKKALYAQIARNLEEQAQLRPADVFIFTHENDYSDWSVGHGLFAMGLVQQRGTDL
- a CDS encoding LysR substrate-binding domain-containing protein; translation: MKQHLRHMNALRAFEAAGRLGRMTAAAQELHVTPGAVSRQVRQLEEALGVTLFDGPKQRPQLTPAGRLLQPALSAAFGQIERAVDAVLRQQGATLDVSCLSTFTMRWLIPRLYAFHARHPQINVRLQSTDQGAEAPASRCDVAITVETAAPSSGDGLPLFAEMLGPVLAPGLAAQLALGSPDDLDGLALLRTRTRSNAWAMWSAASGHTPRVLPGPEFAHYYFTLEAAVGGLGICIAPWHLVMDDLRSGRLVAPFGFCASGYHYVAKLQAPGDEAVRHFCAWLQEEAAAMPLA
- a CDS encoding GNAT family N-acetyltransferase; protein product: MWPEAPAWPVPGMGLRLAEARDEAFLRALYRSVRDPELELTGWPEPQRQAFADSQFGLQDRFYREHYPEAVFLVVERDAAPLGRIYVDPAPGPLRLMDIALLPAVRGQGLGTALLQWVLARAEHEGRDVLLYVESHNPARRLYGRHGFLDDGVEGPYIRMRRAPSTGG
- a CDS encoding M90 family metallopeptidase, translated to MAPVLLICLAVLALAALLRQPIATALRRGRLRRRPFPAEWRQILRRRVPYFQQLPADLQLQLKRHILVFLAEKPFIGCGGLVVTDEMRVTIAAQACLLILNRRNHYFPSLRQILLYPGAFVVERVQADGNGLQQEQRRALSGESWVQGQVILSWDDVLRGAADAHDGHNVVLHEFAHQLDQEKGVANGAPPVAGRARRARWAQVLSADFARLQAAVARAEPTLLDAYGATDPAEFFAVASETFFERPAELARWHPALFRELGLFYRVNPLSW
- a CDS encoding helix-turn-helix transcriptional regulator — encoded protein: MHAPTAHAPARRLGIGEHLRHWREHRRLSQLALAQEAAVSTRHLSYVETGRAEPSREMVLRLAERLDIPLRERNVLLMAAGFAPLYRERPLDDPALAAAREAVELVLRGHEPYPALAVDRHWQMLAANRVLPRLLEGADAALLQAPINVLRLSLHPQGLAPRIVNLAQWRGHLFERLRQQIAATGDPVLAALLDELRAYPCDDPSAAHAAGEHPGVVVPLILRSAAGPLAFISTTTVFGSPVDVTLQELAVESFFPSDAQTAAVLRGWAEG
- a CDS encoding AAA family ATPase, producing the protein MPTPAPVWFHLLAGPNGAGKSTLYRALVRDGIVGKALEFVNADLHERDQLQHMADPQQRSEAARAWADARRAQLLAAGTAFVSETVFSHPSKLQLLREARAHGFTVALHVVALDDPQRLLTRVAQRVREGGHGVPAERILARYARTMAHLAQAVLLADAAYLYDARDVADGGPRLVAVRTAGGVTVIDAPLPPWAMAMLGV